A stretch of Halogeometricum sp. S3BR5-2 DNA encodes these proteins:
- a CDS encoding CPBP family intramembrane glutamic endopeptidase: MGFGPSISVPTITGTQVVYPARLLAAWAVLTVTGLVLERVIRRIQYWIVKITGTHTFGWYSFLHSDHQDDLRETETYTVADLKDRLDWERKWWRRTTRRGVRAVVIAPVVEELTFRGGPYLLAVTLGVAQLPLLVAGSVLWAYLHTRNPRRYRRGTLPVFVSGLLSLYLWLIGLWWLAILVHAGNNLVAIALEASEKWWRRWQHSFSPGEEYTVTVDDRSPQPDRHGLYRAYTPAEETLHVADVEPGETTRVRVATTVGFHGYAYPITESGQAD, from the coding sequence ATGGGATTCGGACCGAGCATTTCGGTTCCGACCATAACGGGAACACAGGTCGTCTACCCAGCACGGCTCCTTGCAGCGTGGGCCGTACTCACTGTCACGGGGCTTGTCCTTGAACGCGTCATCCGCCGGATCCAATACTGGATTGTCAAGATTACTGGAACGCATACGTTCGGCTGGTACTCGTTCCTTCACAGCGATCACCAAGACGACTTGAGAGAGACGGAGACGTACACGGTTGCGGATCTCAAGGACCGACTCGACTGGGAACGCAAGTGGTGGCGTCGAACAACACGACGAGGCGTCCGCGCCGTCGTGATCGCGCCGGTGGTCGAGGAACTCACGTTTCGCGGCGGCCCATACCTGCTGGCGGTAACCTTGGGCGTCGCTCAACTCCCACTGTTGGTCGCTGGGTCAGTCCTGTGGGCGTACCTCCATACCCGGAATCCACGCCGCTACCGCCGGGGAACCCTCCCAGTGTTCGTCAGCGGATTGCTGAGCCTGTATCTGTGGCTGATAGGGCTCTGGTGGCTGGCGATCCTGGTGCATGCAGGCAACAATCTGGTGGCAATAGCGCTGGAAGCTAGCGAGAAGTGGTGGCGGCGCTGGCAGCATTCGTTCTCACCAGGCGAAGAATACACCGTGACAGTCGACGACCGGAGCCCACAACCGGATCGTCATGGCCTGTATCGAGCGTACACACCGGCTGAGGAGACACTCCACGTCGCCGACGTCGAACCAGGTGAGACGACGCGGGTGCGAGTGGCAACGACGGTTGGATTCCACGGCTACGCGTATCCCATCACCGAATCGGGCCAAGCCGACTAA